In Cervus elaphus chromosome 31, mCerEla1.1, whole genome shotgun sequence, one DNA window encodes the following:
- the CRYZL1 gene encoding quinone oxidoreductase-like protein 1 isoform X2, producing the protein MKGLYFQQSSTSEEVTFVFRERENLPVTEDNYVKLQVKACALSQINTKLLAEMKMEKEFFPVGREVAGIVLDVGSKVSFFQPDDEVVGILPLDSEDPGLCEAVRVHEHYLVHKPEKVTWTEAAGTIRDGLRAYTALHYLSYLSPGKSVLIMDGASALGTIAIQLAHHRGAKVISTACSLEDKQILERFRPPIARVIDVSNGKAHVTDSCLEETGGLGVDIVLDAGVRLYSKDDEPAEKLQLLPHKHDIITLLGVGGHWVTTEENLQLDPPDSHCLFLKGAAVAFLNDEVWNLSNVQQGKYLLISFFLRPQLDEPIPLYEAKVTMEVVQKNQGRKKQVVQF; encoded by the exons ATGAAAGGCTTATATTTTCAACAGAGTTCTACAAGTGAAGAAGTAACATTTGTGTTCCGAGAAAGG GAAAATCTTCCTGTTACAGAAGATAACTATGTGAAACTTCAAGTTAAAGCTTGTGCTCTGAGCCAGATAAATACAAAG CTTCTGGCAGaaatgaagatggagaaggaattCTTTCCTGTTGGGAGAGAAGTTGCTGGAATTGTGTTAGATG TTGGAAGCAAGGTATCATTCTTTCAACCAGATGATGAAGTAGTGG GAATTCTGCCCCTGGATTCTGAAGACCCTGGACTTTGTGAAGCTGTTCGAGTCCATGAGCATTACTTGG TTCACAAACCAGAAAAAGTCACGTGGACAGAAGCTGCTGGAACCATCCGGGATGGATTAAGAGCCTATACAGCCCTGCAttatctttcttatctctcgcctggaaaatccgtGCTGATAATGGACGGAGCAAGT GCACTTGGTACAATAGCTATTCAGTTAGCACACCATAGAGGAGCCAAAGTGATTTCAACAGCATGCAGCCTTGAAGACAAGCAGATTCTTGAAAGATTTAGGCCTCCTATAG CTCGAGTGATCGATGTGTCTAACGGGAAAGCCCATGTGACTGACAGCTGTTTAGAAGAAACGGGTGGCCTCGGAGTGGACATTGTCCTAGATGCTGGAG TGAGGTTATATAGTAAAGATGACGAACCAGCTGAAAAATTACAACTACTACCACATAAACATGATATCATCACCCTTCTTGGTGTTGGAGGCCATTGGGTAACAACAGAAGAAAACCTGCAG CTGGATCCTCCAGATAGTCATTGCCTTTTCCTCAAGGGAGCAGCAGTGGCTTTCCTTAATGATGAAGTTTGGAATCTGTCAAATGTACAACAGGGAAAGTATCTTT taatttcattctttctcagacCTCAGTTGGATGAACCCATTCCACTATACGAGGCAAAAGTCACCATGGAAGTTGTTCagaaaaatcaaggaagaaaGAAGCAAGTTGTTCAGTTTTAA
- the CRYZL1 gene encoding quinone oxidoreductase-like protein 1 isoform X3: MKGLYFQQSSTSEEVTFVFRERENLPVTEDNYVKLQVKACALSQINTKLLAEMKMEKEFFPVGREVAGIVLDVGSKVSFFQPDDEVVGILPLDSEDPGLCEAVRVHEHYLVHKPEKVTWTEAAGTIRDGLRAYTALHYLSYLSPGKSVLIMDGASALGTIAIQLAHHRGAKVISTACSLEDKQILERFRPPIARVIDVSNGKAHVTDSCLEETGGLGVDIVLDAGVRLYSKDDEPAEKLQLLPHKHDIITLLGVGGHWVTTEENLQLDPPDSHCLFLKGAAVAFLNDEVWNLSNVQQGKYLSTYFKRRDGEVINWCF, encoded by the exons ATGAAAGGCTTATATTTTCAACAGAGTTCTACAAGTGAAGAAGTAACATTTGTGTTCCGAGAAAGG GAAAATCTTCCTGTTACAGAAGATAACTATGTGAAACTTCAAGTTAAAGCTTGTGCTCTGAGCCAGATAAATACAAAG CTTCTGGCAGaaatgaagatggagaaggaattCTTTCCTGTTGGGAGAGAAGTTGCTGGAATTGTGTTAGATG TTGGAAGCAAGGTATCATTCTTTCAACCAGATGATGAAGTAGTGG GAATTCTGCCCCTGGATTCTGAAGACCCTGGACTTTGTGAAGCTGTTCGAGTCCATGAGCATTACTTGG TTCACAAACCAGAAAAAGTCACGTGGACAGAAGCTGCTGGAACCATCCGGGATGGATTAAGAGCCTATACAGCCCTGCAttatctttcttatctctcgcctggaaaatccgtGCTGATAATGGACGGAGCAAGT GCACTTGGTACAATAGCTATTCAGTTAGCACACCATAGAGGAGCCAAAGTGATTTCAACAGCATGCAGCCTTGAAGACAAGCAGATTCTTGAAAGATTTAGGCCTCCTATAG CTCGAGTGATCGATGTGTCTAACGGGAAAGCCCATGTGACTGACAGCTGTTTAGAAGAAACGGGTGGCCTCGGAGTGGACATTGTCCTAGATGCTGGAG TGAGGTTATATAGTAAAGATGACGAACCAGCTGAAAAATTACAACTACTACCACATAAACATGATATCATCACCCTTCTTGGTGTTGGAGGCCATTGGGTAACAACAGAAGAAAACCTGCAG CTGGATCCTCCAGATAGTCATTGCCTTTTCCTCAAGGGAGCAGCAGTGGCTTTCCTTAATGATGAAGTTTGGAATCTGTCAAATGTACAACAGGGAAAGTATCTTT CTACGTATTTTAAAAGACGTGATGGAGAAGTTATCAACTGGTGTTTTTAG
- the CRYZL1 gene encoding quinone oxidoreductase-like protein 1 isoform X4, whose product MKGLYFQQSSTSEEVTFVFRERENLPVTEDNYVKLQVKACALSQINTKLLAEMKMEKEFFPVGREVAGIVLDVGSKVSFFQPDDEVVGILPLDSEDPGLCEAVRVHEHYLVHKPEKVTWTEAAGTIRDGLRAYTALHYLSYLSPGKSVLIMDGASALGTIAIQLAHHRGAKVISTACSLEDKQILERFRPPIARVIDVSNGKAHVTDSCLEETGGLGVDIVLDAGDLSWMNPFHYTRQKSPWKLFRKIKEERSKLFSFNVLSQTSGG is encoded by the exons ATGAAAGGCTTATATTTTCAACAGAGTTCTACAAGTGAAGAAGTAACATTTGTGTTCCGAGAAAGG GAAAATCTTCCTGTTACAGAAGATAACTATGTGAAACTTCAAGTTAAAGCTTGTGCTCTGAGCCAGATAAATACAAAG CTTCTGGCAGaaatgaagatggagaaggaattCTTTCCTGTTGGGAGAGAAGTTGCTGGAATTGTGTTAGATG TTGGAAGCAAGGTATCATTCTTTCAACCAGATGATGAAGTAGTGG GAATTCTGCCCCTGGATTCTGAAGACCCTGGACTTTGTGAAGCTGTTCGAGTCCATGAGCATTACTTGG TTCACAAACCAGAAAAAGTCACGTGGACAGAAGCTGCTGGAACCATCCGGGATGGATTAAGAGCCTATACAGCCCTGCAttatctttcttatctctcgcctggaaaatccgtGCTGATAATGGACGGAGCAAGT GCACTTGGTACAATAGCTATTCAGTTAGCACACCATAGAGGAGCCAAAGTGATTTCAACAGCATGCAGCCTTGAAGACAAGCAGATTCTTGAAAGATTTAGGCCTCCTATAG CTCGAGTGATCGATGTGTCTAACGGGAAAGCCCATGTGACTGACAGCTGTTTAGAAGAAACGGGTGGCCTCGGAGTGGACATTGTCCTAGATGCTGGAG acCTCAGTTGGATGAACCCATTCCACTATACGAGGCAAAAGTCACCATGGAAGTTGTTCagaaaaatcaaggaagaaaGAAGCAAGTTGTTCAGTTTTAACGTTCTCTCTCAGACCTCAGGTGGATGA
- the CRYZL1 gene encoding quinone oxidoreductase-like protein 1 isoform X1: MKGLYFQQSSTSEEVTFVFRERENLPVTEDNYVKLQVKACALSQINTKLLAEMKMEKEFFPVGREVAGIVLDVGSKVSFFQPDDEVVGILPLDSEDPGLCEAVRVHEHYLVHKPEKVTWTEAAGTIRDGLRAYTALHYLSYLSPGKSVLIMDGASALGTIAIQLAHHRGAKVISTACSLEDKQILERFRPPIARVIDVSNGKAHVTDSCLEETGGLGVDIVLDAGVRLYSKDDEPAEKLQLLPHKHDIITLLGVGGHWVTTEENLQLDPPDSHCLFLKGAAVAFLNDEVWNLSNVQQGKYLCILKDVMEKLSTGVFRPQLDEPIPLYEAKVTMEVVQKNQGRKKQVVQF; the protein is encoded by the exons ATGAAAGGCTTATATTTTCAACAGAGTTCTACAAGTGAAGAAGTAACATTTGTGTTCCGAGAAAGG GAAAATCTTCCTGTTACAGAAGATAACTATGTGAAACTTCAAGTTAAAGCTTGTGCTCTGAGCCAGATAAATACAAAG CTTCTGGCAGaaatgaagatggagaaggaattCTTTCCTGTTGGGAGAGAAGTTGCTGGAATTGTGTTAGATG TTGGAAGCAAGGTATCATTCTTTCAACCAGATGATGAAGTAGTGG GAATTCTGCCCCTGGATTCTGAAGACCCTGGACTTTGTGAAGCTGTTCGAGTCCATGAGCATTACTTGG TTCACAAACCAGAAAAAGTCACGTGGACAGAAGCTGCTGGAACCATCCGGGATGGATTAAGAGCCTATACAGCCCTGCAttatctttcttatctctcgcctggaaaatccgtGCTGATAATGGACGGAGCAAGT GCACTTGGTACAATAGCTATTCAGTTAGCACACCATAGAGGAGCCAAAGTGATTTCAACAGCATGCAGCCTTGAAGACAAGCAGATTCTTGAAAGATTTAGGCCTCCTATAG CTCGAGTGATCGATGTGTCTAACGGGAAAGCCCATGTGACTGACAGCTGTTTAGAAGAAACGGGTGGCCTCGGAGTGGACATTGTCCTAGATGCTGGAG TGAGGTTATATAGTAAAGATGACGAACCAGCTGAAAAATTACAACTACTACCACATAAACATGATATCATCACCCTTCTTGGTGTTGGAGGCCATTGGGTAACAACAGAAGAAAACCTGCAG CTGGATCCTCCAGATAGTCATTGCCTTTTCCTCAAGGGAGCAGCAGTGGCTTTCCTTAATGATGAAGTTTGGAATCTGTCAAATGTACAACAGGGAAAGTATCTTT GTATTTTAAAAGACGTGATGGAGAAGTTATCAACTGGTGTTTTTAG acCTCAGTTGGATGAACCCATTCCACTATACGAGGCAAAAGTCACCATGGAAGTTGTTCagaaaaatcaaggaagaaaGAAGCAAGTTGTTCAGTTTTAA